One Natrinema longum genomic window carries:
- a CDS encoding glutathione S-transferase N-terminal domain-containing protein: MLELYQAESCPHSADVRQKLTDLGVSYVIHNPRRPGHEGGDVCNDWVHEAMIDLGGDDAIPFLVDTDRETSLYESGDIIDYLEEHYE; the protein is encoded by the coding sequence ATGCTCGAACTCTATCAGGCCGAGAGCTGCCCCCACAGTGCTGATGTCCGACAGAAACTGACGGATCTGGGCGTCTCGTACGTGATTCACAACCCTCGCCGACCCGGCCACGAAGGTGGTGACGTGTGTAACGACTGGGTCCACGAAGCGATGATCGATCTGGGGGGCGACGATGCGATCCCGTTCCTCGTCGATACCGACCGCGAAACGTCGCTTTACGAGAGCGGCGACATCATCGACTACCTCGAGGAACACTACGAGTAG
- a CDS encoding MarR family transcriptional regulator: MMSSNEFAIPDELASPQAKLVYASLFVTDEPTATDLQGLLGLSKLTLFAVLESLTANDLVRRTEAGYVVR, encoded by the coding sequence ATGATGTCTTCGAACGAATTTGCGATTCCGGACGAGCTCGCATCACCACAGGCGAAACTCGTTTACGCGTCCCTCTTCGTTACCGACGAGCCGACTGCGACTGATCTTCAGGGACTGTTGGGACTCTCGAAGCTCACGCTCTTTGCCGTTCTCGAATCGCTCACTGCGAACGACCTCGTCCGGCGAACGGAGGCTGGCTATGTCGTCCGGTGA
- a CDS encoding HTH domain-containing protein yields MSSGDPKALSVVETALQREIRVDCYVRSSLSTAVASRVTTLVERLRTLSERGVVADVRVDQWPLNGSIADESRRTRDELVDAFEQWAAQHGYSLEPAFRRRITPPSPLGLEGEPRERTRVPLVALAFYEADTDAERLRGVVPCTDDSRPDTGRTYTVDQWLTAVERTLLDTAPNEPGTGQTTPLEGQ; encoded by the coding sequence ATGTCGTCCGGTGATCCGAAAGCGCTCTCGGTCGTCGAGACGGCCCTGCAGCGGGAAATTCGGGTCGACTGCTACGTCCGGTCGTCCCTCTCGACGGCCGTTGCCTCCCGAGTCACGACCCTCGTCGAACGGCTTCGGACGCTCAGCGAACGGGGGGTCGTCGCCGACGTACGGGTCGATCAGTGGCCACTGAACGGCTCGATTGCGGACGAATCCCGGCGCACGCGGGACGAACTCGTCGACGCCTTCGAACAGTGGGCCGCCCAGCACGGCTACTCGCTCGAGCCGGCGTTCCGTCGTCGGATAACGCCGCCCTCACCGCTTGGTCTCGAGGGCGAACCGCGCGAGCGGACGCGGGTTCCGCTGGTGGCACTGGCGTTCTACGAGGCCGATACCGACGCGGAGAGGCTCCGAGGGGTCGTGCCGTGTACGGACGACTCCCGTCCCGACACCGGACGGACGTATACCGTCGACCAGTGGCTCACCGCGGTCGAACGAACGCTCCTCGACACGGCACCGAACGAGCCCGGAACCGGGCAGACCACGCCGCTGGAAGGGCAGTGA
- a CDS encoding HAD family hydrolase, protein MALERDYDFWLLDLDGTLVDVEWSYTREVFDRVGDRLGREFTDREADVIWNGLTGSRDHQLREWGVDPTAFWEAFHEEEDPLVRAEQTYLHEDAAFVADLEVPVGLVTHCQEFLAEPVLDNVGIRDWFDAQLCCTEETGWKPDPTPVQSVMSELGVAHNGHQGVLAGDGANDVGAAWNAGLDAIHVERVGHDRRGQCVLGDYRVRSFDELSCSPASL, encoded by the coding sequence ATGGCTCTCGAGCGCGACTACGACTTCTGGCTCCTCGATCTCGACGGCACCCTCGTCGACGTCGAGTGGTCCTACACTCGCGAGGTGTTCGATCGGGTCGGCGACCGACTCGGCCGGGAGTTCACCGATCGGGAGGCCGACGTCATCTGGAACGGCCTGACCGGCTCTCGCGATCACCAGCTTCGAGAATGGGGCGTCGATCCGACCGCCTTCTGGGAGGCGTTCCACGAGGAGGAGGATCCACTGGTGCGAGCCGAGCAGACGTACCTCCACGAGGACGCCGCGTTCGTCGCCGACCTCGAGGTACCGGTCGGACTGGTCACCCACTGTCAGGAGTTCCTCGCCGAGCCAGTCCTCGACAACGTGGGAATCCGCGACTGGTTCGACGCGCAACTCTGCTGTACCGAAGAGACCGGGTGGAAACCCGATCCGACGCCAGTCCAGTCGGTCATGTCCGAGTTGGGCGTCGCCCACAACGGCCACCAGGGTGTGCTCGCGGGCGACGGTGCAAACGACGTCGGTGCGGCCTGGAACGCCGGCCTCGACGCGATTCACGTCGAACGGGTCGGCCACGATCGACGGGGGCAGTGCGTACTCGGCGACTATCGCGTCCGCTCGTTCGACGAACTCTCCTGCTCTCCGGCGTCGCTGTGA